A genomic stretch from Flavobacterium humidisoli includes:
- a CDS encoding GH1 family beta-glucosidase codes for MNKIESSFLNKNQFGKDFLWGVSTAAFQIEGAHDSDGKGSSIWDVFTSQKGKIKNGHHAITACDFYNSYQDDIGLIKELNIPNFRFSISWPRIMPTGIYPINQAGIDYYNKIIDSLLNSGIEPWITLYHWDLPHDLEVKGGWTNRESVSWFKDYVEVCVQYFGDRVKNWMVINEPSVFTGAGYFLGIHAPGKKGITNYLKAMHHVTLATAAGAKIIRERISDANIGTTFSCTHIEPATESSKDVEAAKRVDTLLNRTFIEPILGLGYPQKDLPVLKKLNNYILDDDLKNLDFDFDFIGLQCYTREVVKSAMLIPYIGAELVSAEKRNVISTDMGWEVYPPAMYHILKKFNEYEGIRKIIVTENGAAFPDTVQNGKVHDIKRTHFIQDNLEQILKAKQDGLNVDGYFVWTLTDNFEWAEGYNARFGLIHVDFETQKRTIKNSGLWFKDFLS; via the coding sequence ATGAATAAAATTGAAAGCTCATTTCTGAACAAAAACCAATTTGGTAAAGATTTCTTGTGGGGTGTATCAACTGCTGCTTTCCAAATTGAAGGTGCACATGATTCTGACGGAAAAGGTTCTTCTATCTGGGATGTTTTTACTTCTCAAAAAGGAAAAATTAAAAACGGACATCATGCCATAACTGCCTGCGATTTTTACAACTCATATCAGGACGATATTGGTCTAATTAAGGAATTAAATATTCCTAATTTTAGATTTTCTATCAGCTGGCCTAGAATTATGCCAACGGGTATTTATCCTATTAACCAAGCCGGAATCGATTATTACAACAAAATAATAGATTCGTTGCTGAATTCTGGAATCGAACCTTGGATAACACTTTATCACTGGGATTTACCGCATGATCTAGAAGTAAAAGGAGGTTGGACAAACCGAGAATCTGTTTCTTGGTTTAAAGATTATGTTGAAGTCTGTGTACAGTATTTTGGCGATCGTGTTAAAAATTGGATGGTAATTAACGAACCTTCTGTCTTTACAGGCGCAGGTTATTTTTTAGGCATTCACGCACCAGGTAAAAAAGGAATTACGAATTACCTAAAAGCCATGCACCATGTTACTCTTGCAACTGCTGCTGGAGCCAAAATAATTCGAGAACGAATTTCGGATGCCAACATCGGAACTACTTTTTCGTGCACGCATATCGAACCTGCAACAGAAAGCTCAAAAGATGTTGAAGCCGCAAAACGTGTAGATACTTTATTAAACCGAACTTTTATAGAACCCATTTTAGGATTAGGTTATCCGCAGAAAGATCTTCCGGTTCTTAAAAAACTCAATAATTACATTTTAGACGACGATTTAAAGAATCTCGATTTCGATTTTGATTTTATTGGTTTGCAATGTTATACTCGTGAAGTGGTAAAATCGGCCATGTTGATTCCGTATATTGGTGCAGAATTAGTAAGTGCCGAAAAGCGAAATGTAATTTCTACCGATATGGGCTGGGAAGTTTATCCGCCCGCAATGTATCATATTCTTAAAAAATTTAATGAATACGAAGGAATCCGAAAAATCATTGTAACTGAAAACGGCGCTGCTTTTCCTGACACCGTTCAGAACGGAAAAGTGCACGATATAAAACGAACTCATTTTATTCAGGACAATTTAGAACAGATTTTAAAAGCAAAACAAGACGGTTTAAATGTCGATGGCTATTTTGTCTGGACTCTAACCGATAATTTTGAATGGGCCGAAGGATATAATGCCCGTTTCGGATTAATTCACGTTGATTTTGAAACGCAAAAACGTACTATTAAAAATTCAGGATTGTGGTTTAAGGATTTTTTATCCTAA